One genomic segment of Mesoaciditoga lauensis cd-1655R = DSM 25116 includes these proteins:
- the arcA gene encoding arginine deiminase produces the protein MTRPFVYSEIGKLKTVLLHRPGKELENLTPTRLKELLFDDIPYLELAQKEHDVLASVLRENGVEVLYVTELLKETLSQDENLREEFLSDVIKYNNITSKSLAERMKEYLRTFPTEEMIEKVISGVSFKEVNLGYSSLASQLRREFPFLIRPMANLYFQRDPMVTIGRGVTINRMSTNIRRRESLLMDYVYKYHPDFKKNDIPRYYDLEDPFFIEGGDVEILSSKVVAVGISQRTEPEAVELLATRLFQSDEPFERVLAFEIPESRAFMHLDTVFTMLDYYKFVIHPKLQGVIRLFSITPSKYGIHITSEEGEVGEVLKKYLKLPAIQIIKCGGDDPVVQDREQWSDGSNTLCVSPGVVIAYSRNYVTNSLIRKAGVEVIEIPSSELSRGRGGPRCMSMPIIREKID, from the coding sequence ATGACGAGACCTTTTGTTTACAGCGAAATTGGAAAGTTGAAGACGGTACTTTTACATCGCCCAGGCAAAGAGTTAGAAAATCTAACTCCTACCCGGCTTAAAGAACTTCTTTTCGACGATATTCCTTATTTGGAACTGGCACAAAAGGAGCATGATGTTTTGGCATCAGTACTAAGGGAAAATGGCGTTGAGGTGCTTTATGTCACAGAGCTTTTAAAGGAAACTCTCTCGCAGGATGAGAATTTACGTGAGGAATTTTTAAGTGACGTTATAAAGTACAACAACATAACAAGCAAAAGTTTAGCAGAGCGGATGAAAGAATACCTAAGAACGTTTCCCACCGAAGAGATGATAGAAAAAGTTATAAGTGGTGTCAGCTTTAAAGAAGTAAATCTTGGCTATTCTTCTCTTGCTTCACAATTGAGAAGAGAATTTCCATTCTTGATAAGACCAATGGCAAATCTGTACTTTCAACGAGATCCAATGGTAACGATTGGACGAGGTGTGACTATAAATAGAATGTCCACGAACATAAGGAGAAGAGAGTCTTTGCTTATGGACTACGTTTACAAGTACCACCCTGATTTCAAGAAAAACGATATTCCAAGGTACTACGATCTAGAAGATCCTTTCTTTATTGAGGGTGGCGATGTGGAAATTTTGAGCTCGAAAGTGGTTGCCGTAGGGATCTCACAACGTACCGAGCCGGAAGCGGTTGAATTGCTGGCTACCAGGCTATTTCAGTCGGACGAGCCTTTTGAAAGAGTTTTGGCATTTGAAATACCGGAAAGCAGGGCATTCATGCATTTGGATACAGTTTTCACCATGTTAGATTACTATAAATTCGTCATACATCCAAAATTACAGGGCGTGATAAGGCTCTTTTCCATTACGCCATCGAAATATGGCATACACATAACTTCTGAAGAAGGAGAAGTTGGAGAGGTTCTGAAAAAATATTTGAAATTACCGGCTATTCAGATAATCAAATGTGGTGGTGACGATCCTGTGGTTCAAGATAGGGAGCAATGGAGTGATGGCTCTAACACCCTTTGTGTATCACCCGGTGTTGTCATAGCATATTCAAGAAATTACGTCACCAATTCTTTGATAAGAAAAGCCGGCGTAGAAGTGATAGAGATTCCTTCAAGCGAGCTTTCAAGAGGACGTGGAGGTCCTCGATGCATGAGCATGCCGATAATACGAGAAAAAATAGATTGA
- the cdd gene encoding cytidine deaminase — protein sequence MKNDELLKLAKEAREKAYAPYSNFKVGAALETKSGKIYTGANVENSSFGLSMCAERIAIFKAVVDGETNFEKMVVVADTKDVVSPCGACRQVMSEFGNFEVILANMSGKIKKTDVNALLPGAFDLRRDVD from the coding sequence ATGAAAAATGACGAACTCCTTAAACTTGCAAAAGAAGCTAGAGAAAAAGCGTATGCGCCTTACTCAAACTTTAAAGTTGGTGCCGCCTTGGAAACCAAGTCAGGCAAGATTTACACAGGTGCGAACGTGGAGAATTCTTCTTTTGGTTTGAGTATGTGTGCGGAAAGAATTGCAATATTCAAAGCCGTTGTGGATGGTGAAACGAACTTTGAAAAAATGGTAGTAGTTGCCGATACAAAAGACGTTGTCTCACCATGTGGGGCATGCAGACAGGTGATGTCAGAATTTGGAAATTTTGAAGTTATACTTGCGAATATGTCTGGGAAAATCAAAAAGACGGATGTGAATGCCCTCTTACCAGGTGCATTTGATTTGAGAAGGGATGTAGATTGA
- a CDS encoding flagellar FlbD family protein: MIKLTNLNGEEFVLNCDFIETIESKPDTVIKLFNDKKYIVKESIDEVIARVVEYKKRIFSSVPKIPYEEGE, encoded by the coding sequence ATGATAAAATTAACCAATTTAAACGGCGAAGAGTTCGTTTTGAATTGTGATTTCATAGAGACGATAGAATCCAAGCCGGATACGGTCATAAAACTTTTCAACGACAAAAAGTACATAGTCAAAGAATCAATTGATGAAGTGATCGCAAGAGTGGTAGAATATAAAAAGAGGATCTTTTCTTCCGTTCCCAAAATTCCTTACGAAGAGGGTGAGTGA
- a CDS encoding flagellar hook protein FlgE: MMRSLYSGITGLQASQTNMDVIGNNIANVNTVGYKASRITFETALLQALRAAQAPQNNVGGINPMEVGLGTQIASIDQIMSQGSFQNTGKKTDLAIQGDGFFIVNGGNGNFYTRAGNFALDENGTLVQAGTGYKIMGWKASVDSEGHRHVDTNSPIGEIKISANETMTAKATQNITTGGNLDSTTGISPVTITVTDANGKSYSVQFTFNLDKTNFDPFSNTKTYDWTAKIVKAPSGDTIDPNGAVTGTITLDQYGNVVSSGGGSPSDIYVETNGSTGVALATTESSSTITGTAITLPTSGPVSFSEADNTANAVTADYANPTYTTSTQIYDSLGKAYTLYIDFTNLGTVSGSTQTTAWAWDARLADGTPVNLINSNGETITPSGTTTGVLEFNSSGKLLGNFVLNNGSIQQDPNSVPTGIKFTTSDGAGDVTAQIDFTRLTDLAGSASAAIVGQDGNAEGTLQSFAVNESGDIIGTFSNGLTDVMGKLALANFNNPAGLKAIGNSLYAQSANSGVPQVGTPGTGGRGSLIPGTLEMSNVDLAQEFTNMIVAERSFQANARVITTSDSIIAQLVNLKQTP, from the coding sequence ATGATGAGATCTTTGTACAGCGGAATAACTGGTTTGCAAGCTTCTCAAACCAACATGGACGTCATAGGAAACAACATCGCCAACGTAAATACGGTGGGATATAAAGCTTCGCGTATCACATTTGAAACCGCACTTTTGCAAGCTCTACGTGCAGCTCAAGCTCCCCAAAACAACGTTGGTGGGATAAACCCAATGGAAGTCGGACTGGGAACTCAAATAGCTTCTATCGATCAAATAATGTCCCAGGGAAGTTTTCAAAATACCGGTAAAAAAACCGATTTAGCAATACAAGGCGATGGCTTTTTCATTGTTAACGGAGGAAATGGTAATTTCTACACCAGAGCCGGAAATTTCGCTTTGGATGAAAACGGAACGCTCGTTCAAGCGGGCACAGGATACAAGATAATGGGCTGGAAGGCTTCTGTCGATTCCGAAGGACACCGCCACGTTGATACAAACAGTCCCATAGGGGAAATAAAAATATCCGCAAACGAAACCATGACCGCCAAAGCAACGCAAAACATCACAACGGGTGGAAACCTGGATTCAACGACGGGAATATCTCCAGTCACGATAACCGTAACCGATGCCAACGGAAAGAGTTATAGCGTTCAATTTACGTTCAATCTGGATAAAACCAACTTTGATCCCTTTTCCAACACGAAAACTTACGATTGGACCGCCAAAATAGTCAAGGCCCCTTCTGGAGACACCATTGATCCAAACGGTGCTGTAACTGGAACAATAACTTTAGACCAATACGGCAACGTGGTATCTAGTGGAGGAGGTTCTCCTTCAGACATTTACGTTGAAACAAATGGTTCAACAGGTGTGGCATTGGCGACGACGGAGTCATCTTCAACAATAACGGGCACAGCTATCACTTTACCAACTTCTGGGCCAGTTTCATTTTCAGAGGCAGACAACACTGCTAACGCCGTAACGGCAGATTACGCAAATCCGACTTACACCACCTCTACTCAGATTTACGACTCGTTGGGAAAGGCTTACACTTTGTACATAGACTTCACAAACCTTGGAACGGTCAGTGGTTCTACACAAACAACGGCGTGGGCTTGGGATGCGCGTTTGGCAGATGGAACACCGGTTAATTTGATCAATTCCAATGGAGAAACGATTACACCTAGCGGTACCACAACTGGTGTTTTGGAATTCAATTCATCAGGAAAACTTTTGGGGAATTTCGTTCTCAACAACGGTTCCATTCAACAAGATCCGAATAGCGTTCCAACGGGGATAAAGTTCACAACTTCTGATGGAGCAGGTGATGTTACCGCTCAAATAGATTTCACACGTTTAACTGACTTGGCTGGAAGTGCCAGTGCTGCTATAGTAGGTCAAGATGGAAATGCGGAGGGAACGTTACAATCCTTTGCGGTGAATGAATCCGGGGATATAATAGGTACGTTTTCAAACGGTCTTACCGATGTGATGGGAAAGCTAGCCCTTGCCAATTTCAACAATCCGGCAGGTTTGAAGGCAATAGGAAATTCTCTTTACGCGCAATCCGCTAACAGTGGTGTTCCACAGGTAGGCACACCAGGAACCGGTGGAAGGGGGAGCTTGATACCGGGAACATTGGAAATGTCAAACGTGGATTTGGCCCAAGAATTCACCAATATGATCGTGGCGGAAAGAAGTTTCCAGGCTAATGCCCGTGTCATAACGACGTCCGATTCCATAATAGCCCAGTTGGTGAATTTGAAGCAAACTCCATAA
- a CDS encoding flagellar hook assembly protein FlgD, which translates to MFGGVNNINPTLNVGTFKNSKQLGKDTFLRLLVTQMKNQDPLNPMDNTQFVSQMAQFSALEQTTNLANSFDKFENGFSSSMQLQAASLIGKKASANSNDVDVIGGKSGTISFSLPKESIVYVKIRDANGKVVDAEKLGWLEPGSHAYEWSATNSDGVKVPDGTYTFQVDAIEKDGTHIQVSGTKSGTISSVKFEDGQIYVTINGVDYLLSQITQLS; encoded by the coding sequence GTGTTTGGAGGAGTTAACAACATAAATCCCACCCTTAACGTTGGAACCTTTAAAAATTCCAAACAGCTCGGAAAAGATACGTTTTTAAGATTGCTTGTTACCCAGATGAAAAACCAAGATCCACTTAACCCGATGGACAATACGCAATTTGTTTCTCAGATGGCACAATTCAGTGCCCTAGAGCAAACGACAAATTTGGCGAATTCCTTTGATAAATTCGAAAATGGTTTTTCTTCTTCCATGCAACTTCAAGCGGCTTCACTGATAGGCAAAAAAGCGTCCGCTAATTCAAATGATGTCGATGTAATTGGGGGGAAAAGTGGAACGATAAGCTTTTCTCTTCCAAAAGAAAGCATCGTTTACGTGAAAATACGAGACGCTAACGGAAAAGTCGTGGATGCGGAAAAACTTGGTTGGTTGGAACCAGGTAGTCATGCTTACGAGTGGTCTGCCACAAACAGCGATGGTGTAAAAGTGCCAGATGGAACATACACCTTTCAGGTTGACGCCATAGAAAAGGATGGTACACATATTCAAGTAAGCGGTACGAAAAGCGGTACTATAAGCTCAGTGAAGTTTGAAGATGGACAAATATACGTCACGATAAATGGTGTTGACTACCTTTTATCACAAATAACACAGCTTTCCTAA
- the fliS gene encoding flagellar export chaperone FliS: MDEYTQNAVLTASPEKLVEMLYEKAVELISKAISDIKNAEARNAALVQAEEIILYLNAILDMEKGGEISQNLRSLYDFIYRQLVDGNVNADVEKLKISKELIEELLETWKEVEKKAKVRPAMTRSGGFSASA; the protein is encoded by the coding sequence ATGGATGAATACACGCAAAACGCGGTATTAACTGCATCTCCTGAAAAATTGGTGGAAATGCTCTATGAAAAAGCAGTCGAATTAATCAGCAAGGCCATTTCAGACATAAAAAACGCAGAAGCTAGGAACGCCGCTCTCGTACAAGCTGAAGAGATAATCCTTTATTTGAATGCCATCCTTGATATGGAAAAAGGCGGGGAAATCTCGCAAAACCTCCGTTCGTTGTACGATTTTATTTACAGGCAACTCGTGGATGGCAATGTAAACGCCGATGTTGAAAAACTTAAAATATCAAAAGAGTTAATAGAAGAATTGTTGGAAACATGGAAAGAAGTGGAGAAAAAAGCGAAGGTCAGACCAGCCATGACAAGAAGTGGAGGATTTAGTGCTTCAGCTTGA
- a CDS encoding alpha amylase N-terminal ig-like domain-containing protein produces the protein MKKILIFFVVFSLIATIVMSRNVLFAYQSKEPVKSVAVVGTFNNWSPAAGNMKNTFGNIWMTQIDIPDGVYFYDFLVDGKLIPDPNNPKKKPNGSGGYYSILIVGTFSPPKGVVGDGVIHTNYVIFNENSRVYVNPASTRTIYFSIDTLKNDVSAIYLAAEDKSYKMEKYALNSYTDRYKITFHPTKSKFTYNFTIEDGNTTLYYGEKGISSTPSTFIFDFASPTVSILNAPCWSKGAIVYEIFPDRFFNGDHSNDPSYTFDWGGLPTYNNFFGGDLKGIIDKVGYLKDLGVNVVYTTPIFESPSNHKYNTTDYLKIDPHFGTLRTFEKLIVTLHSNDIKWILDGVFNHTGTSFFAFKDILKNQEKSKYVKWYFIKHFPVNIEKGDYATFQNYPSLPKLNVENSEVQSYLKKVVDYWMSKGVDGWRIDSANVISNDFLVKLYKWIHEDNPSSLDVAEIWSNVSNWFYEGAFNSTMNYLFKDAAYSYIVYGADAKSFLDETNSYLNSYPPQLWNALWNLIDSHDTPRALTALNGNVEKMKLLVGLQMTFVGAPMIYYGDEVGLTGGKDPLNRRCMIWDQREWNMSLYEWYKKLISIRQQSKAIRYGQYKAVIAKGMIFGFERFYGGEQAYIFLNASNEAQKIDLGLRGNFVDLITGANIKSESDTLSLSLNPYQMVILEEE, from the coding sequence TTGAAAAAGATTTTGATTTTTTTCGTTGTCTTTTCTTTGATAGCAACGATAGTTATGAGCAGGAATGTGCTTTTCGCTTACCAATCAAAAGAGCCGGTGAAATCCGTTGCGGTGGTTGGAACTTTCAACAACTGGTCACCAGCTGCAGGAAATATGAAAAACACTTTTGGAAATATTTGGATGACTCAAATAGATATCCCTGATGGGGTTTATTTCTATGATTTTTTGGTAGATGGAAAATTAATTCCAGATCCGAACAACCCTAAGAAGAAACCAAACGGTAGTGGTGGATATTATTCCATATTGATCGTGGGAACTTTTTCTCCTCCAAAGGGCGTCGTCGGTGATGGGGTTATTCACACGAATTACGTCATCTTCAACGAAAATTCCAGAGTGTACGTTAATCCTGCTTCAACGAGGACCATTTACTTTTCCATAGACACCTTAAAAAACGATGTAAGCGCGATATATCTGGCAGCCGAAGACAAGAGTTATAAAATGGAAAAATACGCGTTGAATTCTTACACTGATAGATACAAAATAACCTTCCATCCAACAAAATCGAAATTTACCTACAACTTCACAATAGAAGATGGCAATACAACACTTTATTATGGCGAAAAAGGAATCTCTTCAACTCCTTCCACCTTTATCTTTGATTTTGCAAGCCCAACGGTTTCCATTTTAAACGCTCCCTGTTGGTCAAAAGGCGCAATTGTGTACGAGATATTTCCAGATAGATTCTTCAATGGCGATCACTCGAATGATCCTTCCTATACTTTTGATTGGGGTGGACTTCCAACATACAACAACTTTTTCGGCGGAGACTTGAAAGGAATAATAGATAAAGTTGGATATTTGAAAGATTTGGGAGTAAACGTGGTGTATACAACGCCAATCTTCGAATCACCTTCCAATCATAAATACAACACAACGGATTATCTCAAAATAGATCCACATTTTGGTACTTTACGAACGTTTGAAAAATTGATTGTAACCCTGCATTCCAACGATATAAAATGGATCTTGGATGGTGTTTTCAATCACACGGGAACGTCTTTCTTTGCTTTTAAAGATATCTTGAAAAACCAGGAAAAGTCAAAATACGTAAAATGGTACTTCATAAAGCATTTTCCGGTGAATATCGAAAAAGGAGATTATGCTACTTTTCAAAATTATCCATCGCTTCCGAAACTCAACGTGGAAAATTCAGAAGTCCAAAGCTATTTGAAAAAAGTCGTGGATTATTGGATGAGTAAAGGCGTAGACGGTTGGAGAATAGATTCTGCAAACGTCATTTCAAACGATTTCCTAGTGAAACTTTACAAGTGGATCCATGAAGATAATCCTTCTTCTTTGGACGTCGCAGAAATATGGTCTAACGTCTCCAATTGGTTTTATGAAGGAGCTTTCAATTCAACCATGAATTATCTTTTTAAAGACGCCGCATATTCCTACATCGTATATGGTGCCGATGCAAAATCGTTTTTAGATGAGACCAATTCTTATCTCAATTCATATCCACCCCAGCTTTGGAACGCTTTATGGAACCTTATAGACAGTCACGATACACCAAGAGCTTTGACAGCTTTGAATGGAAACGTTGAAAAGATGAAATTGCTCGTCGGTCTTCAAATGACATTCGTGGGAGCGCCCATGATCTATTACGGCGATGAAGTGGGTTTAACGGGTGGAAAAGATCCACTGAACAGAAGATGCATGATATGGGATCAAAGGGAATGGAACATGTCGCTTTATGAATGGTATAAAAAGTTAATAAGCATTCGCCAGCAATCAAAGGCGATAAGATACGGCCAGTACAAAGCTGTTATTGCAAAAGGCATGATTTTCGGATTTGAGCGATTTTACGGTGGGGAACAGGCGTACATTTTTTTGAACGCTTCAAATGAAGCGCAGAAGATCGATCTGGGTTTAAGAGGAAATTTTGTGGATTTGATAACAGGTGCTAACATTAAAAGTGAATCCGATACGTTAAGCCTTTCCCTTAATCCTTATCAAATGGTCATACTTGAAGAAGAATGA
- a CDS encoding flagellar hook-length control protein FliK — translation MKSLAVTALQPVKGEKIDAIKEDKKTKGTFSLLIKDKKADKSEKKKDKKDDVDTLKEKKKNSKVSEENVGANLTLASVDVNKKKRAEKESSNVVALLNKGNGKEGNKADDAKKGKNIKDIKGTLKEELEAEENDKKRKLENKNYGDLKEIGHVSLKEKNSEVTSKERSNAKAVKKEESRLTKAESHSNALNSINEKKLEIKEKDEKNSKSNQNFDKARTEKPFTEERSVFNQSEIAQQVKKYGTRDRKKDENDKSSMNAKSVREQKFKEPLDEIKTETKKTVSTQARQRKDAKNVNEWKNLKHLSFKVSAKEEVSDVKQSNISSAVKAHFDETSIKNMNTSDSGKFQQFQDDLRKNEFEDVFVKFTRESKVESKDGKEFKRMIFQKVIFISKDKNLEDYVSLPQLNRGGAKEAVVVKQEHLYDGKSAEHISKQIVTAISKALENQKPPLKVEIKLDPPSLGKITIEITEKAGKTSLFMNVENAKTRELMKMLIPVMTNQLSNLNFNVVDVQLNGQQWLDDGSSNHQRKQEQREQKRENDENDFTKEFKEFRKEEV, via the coding sequence ATGAAAAGTTTGGCCGTAACGGCGCTTCAACCTGTCAAGGGCGAAAAAATTGATGCAATTAAGGAAGATAAAAAAACAAAAGGCACGTTTTCTCTTTTAATAAAAGATAAAAAAGCTGATAAAAGTGAAAAAAAGAAAGATAAAAAGGACGATGTTGATACTTTAAAAGAAAAAAAGAAAAATTCTAAGGTGTCTGAAGAGAACGTTGGAGCAAATTTAACCCTTGCAAGTGTTGACGTTAACAAAAAAAAGAGAGCAGAAAAAGAAAGCTCCAACGTTGTCGCCTTGTTGAATAAGGGAAACGGTAAAGAAGGTAACAAGGCTGACGATGCAAAGAAAGGCAAGAACATCAAGGACATTAAGGGCACATTAAAAGAAGAACTAGAAGCAGAAGAAAACGATAAGAAGCGTAAACTTGAAAATAAAAATTATGGAGATTTAAAAGAGATTGGACATGTTTCTCTAAAAGAAAAAAATAGTGAGGTTACGTCAAAGGAACGCTCGAATGCAAAGGCGGTTAAGAAGGAAGAAAGTCGCCTTACTAAGGCGGAAAGCCATTCAAATGCTCTCAATTCCATTAACGAAAAAAAACTAGAAATCAAAGAGAAAGACGAAAAAAATTCGAAGTCCAACCAGAATTTTGACAAAGCTAGAACGGAAAAACCTTTTACTGAGGAGAGAAGCGTTTTTAACCAATCAGAAATTGCACAACAGGTAAAGAAATACGGTACGAGAGATAGAAAGAAAGATGAAAACGATAAATCTTCGATGAACGCTAAATCTGTTAGAGAGCAGAAATTCAAAGAGCCTTTAGATGAGATAAAAACAGAAACGAAAAAAACGGTCTCTACGCAAGCACGGCAAAGAAAAGACGCGAAGAATGTGAATGAATGGAAAAATCTAAAACATTTGTCGTTCAAAGTAAGCGCAAAAGAAGAAGTTAGCGATGTAAAGCAAAGCAACATTTCAAGTGCCGTAAAGGCACATTTTGACGAAACTTCAATTAAAAACATGAATACAAGCGATAGTGGAAAATTTCAGCAATTTCAAGATGATTTGCGTAAAAACGAATTCGAAGACGTCTTTGTGAAATTCACGAGAGAATCTAAAGTTGAAAGTAAAGATGGTAAAGAATTCAAAAGAATGATCTTTCAAAAAGTGATATTTATTTCGAAAGATAAAAATTTAGAAGATTACGTGTCTTTACCTCAGTTGAATAGGGGAGGTGCTAAGGAGGCAGTTGTTGTCAAACAAGAACATCTTTATGATGGCAAAAGTGCGGAACATATTTCAAAACAAATAGTTACCGCCATCTCAAAAGCCCTTGAAAATCAGAAACCACCACTCAAGGTGGAAATTAAGCTGGATCCACCAAGCCTAGGAAAGATCACAATAGAGATAACCGAAAAAGCGGGAAAAACGTCACTCTTTATGAACGTTGAAAATGCCAAAACACGTGAACTTATGAAAATGCTCATTCCTGTTATGACCAATCAGCTTTCTAACTTGAATTTCAACGTTGTGGATGTTCAGTTAAACGGTCAACAGTGGCTTGATGATGGCTCGTCAAATCATCAGCGTAAACAAGAACAACGTGAACAAAAAAGAGAAAACGATGAAAATGATTTTACAAAGGAATTCAAAGAGTTTCGAAAAGAGGAGGTGTAA
- the yqeK gene encoding bis(5'-nucleosyl)-tetraphosphatase (symmetrical) YqeK, whose product MNTPYKQVIELLEKYREFMVSRQRAAHIQRMEEDGIELSQIHHLDSEKLLIAVCAHDLFRDTRPDVLLKMAKVWNIPLTDEERAFPLLLHGKIAGEFLKRRFGIRDEEIITAVAHHTSGVPTESKIVKALVILDTIEHGRAFPGVDELRKTAKESLDECYEKVIKNKIEYALDNDLLVLIKSVETWNYLKLKGVHDEVF is encoded by the coding sequence TTGAATACACCTTACAAACAAGTTATTGAGCTTTTAGAAAAATACAGAGAATTCATGGTGAGCCGTCAAAGGGCGGCTCATATTCAACGTATGGAAGAAGATGGAATAGAGCTCTCTCAGATTCATCATTTGGATTCGGAGAAGCTGTTGATTGCCGTATGCGCTCATGATCTCTTTAGAGACACACGGCCAGATGTACTTTTAAAAATGGCGAAAGTTTGGAATATCCCTTTAACAGATGAAGAAAGGGCTTTCCCTCTTTTGCTTCATGGAAAGATCGCAGGAGAGTTTCTCAAGAGGCGCTTTGGAATAAGAGATGAAGAGATCATCACCGCCGTGGCTCATCATACGTCCGGTGTACCTACAGAATCAAAAATAGTTAAAGCTCTGGTAATTCTGGATACCATTGAGCATGGAAGAGCTTTTCCCGGTGTGGATGAATTAAGAAAAACAGCTAAGGAATCATTAGATGAGTGTTATGAGAAGGTTATAAAGAACAAAATAGAGTATGCGTTGGATAACGATCTTCTTGTGTTGATTAAAAGTGTTGAGACGTGGAATTATTTGAAACTAAAAGGTGTCCACGATGAGGTATTTTAA
- a CDS encoding hemolysin family protein, translating into MDPDPLSNPTIIWEGISLIILLILSAFFSSSETAMMSVSRKKLLDAMEIDSYDLEKNLKVSNRYLTVILIMNNVVNVLLSSLATVLAIQLFPKGTSGSKLVAIVTLVITVLVVVFGEITPKIYARVNAPKFFKRSFPIIKILDFIFRPITWAFTALSVSLIRIFVGKPNVEPFISHDEILFNIDMGKNQGVIEEQESVLVKGALTLKDTYVREIMVPRVEIVGIDVDKTLADAVKVFDESKFSRLPVYEENIDQIIGICYAKDILSVLNSPDEKLENIKVKSMMRSPYFVPETKKIDDLLQEMRRMKMHIAIVVDEYGGTAGLVTLEDVLEEMTGEIFDEFDIEEEETPIVKRDKYTYVISGLTPLNDIERELNIEFPESEFETIGGYLLKVFERVPKPGEIVDTEQFRVKILESNKKQILKIEIRLKKGPENDEK; encoded by the coding sequence CTCATCTTCAGAAACGGCTATGATGAGCGTTAGTCGCAAGAAATTACTTGATGCGATGGAAATCGATTCTTACGATTTGGAAAAGAATTTAAAAGTATCGAATAGATATTTAACCGTCATCTTGATAATGAACAACGTTGTAAACGTGCTTTTGTCTTCGTTGGCCACTGTTTTGGCCATTCAGTTGTTTCCAAAAGGAACTTCCGGTTCCAAATTGGTGGCAATAGTTACTCTTGTGATTACAGTGTTAGTTGTGGTCTTCGGAGAGATAACCCCAAAGATATATGCGAGAGTGAACGCCCCAAAATTTTTCAAGCGTTCGTTTCCAATTATAAAGATATTGGATTTCATTTTCAGACCTATAACATGGGCTTTTACCGCTCTTTCCGTCTCTTTGATAAGAATATTCGTCGGAAAGCCGAATGTTGAGCCTTTTATCTCTCATGATGAGATATTGTTCAACATAGATATGGGTAAAAACCAAGGAGTTATAGAAGAGCAGGAAAGCGTACTTGTAAAAGGGGCACTTACGTTGAAAGATACTTACGTGCGAGAGATCATGGTGCCCAGAGTTGAGATCGTTGGAATTGATGTTGACAAAACCTTGGCAGATGCCGTTAAGGTGTTTGACGAATCAAAATTTTCCAGATTACCAGTTTATGAGGAGAACATCGATCAAATAATAGGCATATGCTATGCAAAGGACATACTTTCGGTCTTAAATTCACCAGATGAAAAGCTTGAAAACATAAAAGTGAAAAGCATGATGAGAAGTCCTTACTTCGTTCCAGAAACGAAAAAGATAGATGATCTTTTGCAAGAGATGAGACGCATGAAGATGCATATCGCGATAGTCGTGGATGAATATGGCGGAACAGCTGGACTGGTTACTTTGGAAGACGTGCTAGAAGAGATGACCGGCGAGATCTTTGATGAATTCGATATTGAAGAAGAGGAAACCCCCATCGTGAAGAGAGACAAATACACTTACGTGATAAGTGGGTTAACGCCACTCAACGATATAGAAAGAGAGTTGAACATAGAATTTCCAGAAAGTGAATTCGAGACCATAGGTGGTTATCTGTTAAAAGTTTTTGAAAGGGTTCCAAAACCTGGAGAGATAGTTGATACAGAGCAGTTCAGGGTGAAAATTTTGGAATCGAATAAAAAACAAATATTGAAGATAGAAATCCGACTCAAGAAAGGACCTGAAAACGATGAAAAATGA